In Fusarium musae strain F31 chromosome 7, whole genome shotgun sequence, a single window of DNA contains:
- the PEP4 gene encoding saccharopepsin (EggNog:ENOG41~MEROPS:MER0000941) — MKGALLTAAALLGSAQAGVHKMKLNKVPLADQLATNSVEDHLQSLGQKYLGASRPKNAADYAFATNTVNVEGGHPVPVSNFMNAQYFSEITIGTPPQSFKVVLDTGSSNLWVPSQQCGSIACYLHSKYDSSASSTYKENGTEFEIHYGSGSLSGFVSNDVVSIGDLEIKDQDFAEATKEPGLAFAFGRFDGILGLGYDRIAVNGMVPPFYQMVNQKLLDEPIFAFYLDNQDGESEATFGGIDKSKFTGDIEYIPLRRKAYWEVDLEAIAFGDEVAEQENTGAILDTGTSLNVLPSALAELLNKEIGAKKGYNGQYTIECDKRASLPDITFNLAGSNYSLPATDYILEVQGSCISTFQGMDFPEPVGPLVILGDAFLRRYYSVYDLGKNAVGLARAK; from the exons ATGAAGGGCGCTCTTCTTACTGCTGCCGCGCTTCTGGGCTCTGCCCAGGCCGGTGTTCacaagatgaagctcaacaagGTTCCTCTTGCCGACCAGCTT GCTACCAACTCGGTTGAGGACCACCTCCAGAGCCTCGGCCAGAAGTACCTCGGTGCCTCCCGCCCCAAGAATGCTGCCGATTACGCCTTCGCTACCAACACCGTCAACGTCGAGGGTGGCCACCCCGTCCCCGTCTCCAACTTTATGAACGCCCAGT ACTTCTCTGAGATCACCATCGGTACTCCTCCCCAGAGCTTCAAGGTCGTCCTCGACACTGGTAGCTCCAACCTCTGGGTTCCTTCCCAGCAGTGTGGCAGCATCGCCTGCTACCTCCACTCTAAGTACGACTCGTCCGCTTCCTCGACTTACAAGGAAAATGGCACCGAGTTCGAGATCCACTACGGATCTGGCAGCTTGTCTGGTTTCGTCTCCAATGATGTTGTCTCCATCGGCGACCTCGAGATCAAGGACCAGGACTTTGCTGAGGCCACCAAGGAGCCCGGTCTGGCTTTCGCCTTTGGTCGCTTCGACGGTATCCTTGGTCTCGGCTACGACCGCATTGCCGTGAACGGCATGGTCCCTCCCTTCTACCAGATGGTCAaccagaagcttctggatGAGCCCATCTTTGCTTTCTACCTCGATAACCAGGATGGCGAGAGCGAGGCTACCTTTGGTGGTATCGACAAGTCCAAGTTCACTGGAGACATCGAGTACATTCCCCTCCGCCGCAAGGCTTACTGGGaggttgaccttgaagccATTGCTTTCGGTGATGAGGTTGCTGAGCAGGAGAACACTGGTGCCATCCTCGACACCGGCACCTCCCTGAACGTCCTCCCCAGCGCTCTCGCTGAGCTTCTGAACAAGGAGATTGGCGCTAAGAAGGGCTACAACGGCCAGTACACTATTGAGTGTGACAAGCGCGCTTCTCTTCCCGATATCACTTTCAACCTTGCTGGATCCAACTACAGCCTCCCCGCCACTGACTACATCCTCGAGGTTCAGGGCAGCTGTATCTCTACCTTCCAGGGTATGGACTTCCCTGAGCCTGTAGGACCTCTTGTTATTCTCGGTGATGCTTTCCTCCGACGATACTACTCTGTCTATGACCTCGGCAAGAACGCCGTTGGTCTGG
- a CDS encoding hypothetical protein (EggNog:ENOG41) translates to MGFSRAKDDTPRSSRSRFSASDEGPLSPDSFLGHYPWPSTSTVAHKRYETRHVPNDADKEKQIEAFYNDLIWSDPSYAKDALRTQQGPRAPKTCEWIMNVPEVKSWLQPESENQQVLWLSGTPGRGKSTLGVYLAERLTSNFATNPTNTCAYFFCDSSDSQRNTAQGILRGLLTQLFQNHPHFLSDRIRRRHAHRGARVFEKPQALWNLLVEVAFRSDRHIFCVIDGLDECDAASRTILLELMEQTFHGPKPAVNLNLLILSRPSSKIYEYLGEFVHRDLDSFSQSKHDVEIFINQRVRHIAIKRGWSGTSTTQVKRVFQAKSEYNFHWVRLASESICKLRCAEDAIKFLKGLPNGSELHVPNAPINHKRDNFEHLGFGNTDEDREKHHARLKSPFVGAILTGRVEMLAFLLKKGEPLTTYTIRAAARWGTPGMLEKIMTLRQDEISRDQDLSCSAAECASVEMMDIIFDHPDFRWSDAAMIGAIRNERHGLQILRLLFELHGDDIELDEWMMESIASICHPKTMDYLLTQHGTRIEITPTVAEKAIENRQGPAMLRVLLKHRAHEGFVDEKLMTLALANTRCRPDFMAIFLEMPASQVRFTKQVVLAAIASPQKDTDDWVPEVLEMLLANRAADVDIDEEIVIETLCELGFPGLQVLFEHKDESVRITQPLLDAAASVCSARQFAVLAEKAEDEFKITQDMLINTTSNTRHGDRVLPVMLRYLKGSLTVGQDAIESFLKAGQIGFKGLLILLLRDRGCSVNLTRGALRSWIRDDQVCRGSLAFLFVALHSGWCKLSDDMTGSRLERLEELIKHYAELDDVRQVFAEAMERSKKEMRGS, encoded by the exons ATgggcttctcaagagcaaAAGACGACACTCCGCGATCTTCGAGGTCGCGGTTCTCTGCCTCTGATGAAGGACCTCTATCGCCGGATAGCTTCTTAGGACACTATCCGTGGCCCAGCACAAGTACTGTTGCTCATAAGCGCTATGAAACGCGTCACGTTCCAA ATGACGCCGACAAGGAAAAGCAGATTGAAGCTTTCTATAACGATCTCATCTGGTCGGATCCCTCATATGCAAAGGATGCGCTCAGAACACAGCAGGGTCCAAGGGCGCCCAAGACCTGTGAATGGATTATGAATGTGCCAGAAGTCAAGAGCTGGCTTCAGCCAGAGTCAGAAAACCAGCAAGTACTATGGCTTTCTGGAACTCCAGGAAGAGGAAAGTCGACATTGGGTGTCTATCTCGCCGAAAGACTCACAAGCAACTTTGCGACTAATCCCACAAACACCTGTGCGTACTTCTTCTGCGACTCAAGTGACTCGCAGAGGAACACGGCTCAGGGCATTCTACGAGGCCTCCTCACTCAGCTCTTTCAGAACCATCCCCACTTCCTCAGCGACAGAATTCGCAGGAGACATGCGCATCGCGGCGCTCGAGTCTTTGAGAAACCTCAAGCACTGTGGAACTTGCTAGTTGAGGTTGCTTTCAGATCCGACCGTCACATCTTCTGCGTCATCGATGGGTTAGATGAGTGCGACGCGGCCTCTCGAACGATTCTGCTGGAGTTGATGGAGCAGACGTTCCATGGCCCAAAACCAGCTGTCaatctcaaccttctcattCTAAGTAGACCAAGCTCAAAGATTTACGAGTACCTGGGCGAGTTTGTCCACCGAGATTTGGACTCATTCTCTCAGTCGAagcatgatgttgagatcttCATCAACCAGCGCGTGCGACACATCGCCATCAAGCGAGGATGGTCAGGGACAAGTACCACCCAGGTCAAGCGAGTATTCCAAGCAAAGTCGGAGTACAACTTCCACTGGGTGCGATTGGCCAGCGAGAGCATCTGCAAGCTTCGTTGTGCCGAGGACGCGatcaagttcctcaaagGATTACCCAATGGCTCGGAACTGCACGTCCCTAACGCACCCATAAACCACAAACGCGACAACTTTGAGCACTTGGGCTTTGGTAACACCGACGAAGATAGAGAAAAGCACCATGCGAGACTCAAGTCGCCATTTGTTGGTGCGATACTCACCGGAAGAGTCGAGATGCTGGCGTTTCTTCTCAAAAAGGGCGAACCTTTAACAACTTATACCAttcgagcagcagcaagatggGGAACCCCTGGGATGCTGGAAAAGATCATGACACTCCGACAAGATGAAATCTCACGCGATCAAGATCTTTCTTGCTCAGCGGCAGAATGTGCAAGTGTCGAGATGATGGATATTATTTTTGATCATCCCGATTTCAGATGGAGCGACGCAGCCATGATCGGAGCGATAAGGAACGAACGGCATGGACTCCAAATACTCAGGTTACTATTTGAACTCCACGGGGATGACATCGAATTGGACGAGTGGATGATGGAGAGTATCGCGAGCATATGCCACCCCAAGACCATGGATTACCTGCTCACACAGCATGGAACACGGATCGAAATCACACCGAccgttgctgagaaggccatCGAGAACCGTCAGGGTCCAGCCATGCTTAGAGTTCTTCTGAAGCACCGGGCACATGAGGGCTTTGTCGACGAGAAGCTCATGACATTAGCTCTTGCCAACACCCGATGCCGACCTGACTTTATGGCCATCTTTCTCGAAATGCCAGCATCCCAAGTCCGATTCACGAAACAAGTCGTCCTAGCAGCGATAGCTTCACCACAGAAAGACACTGACGACTGGGTCCCCGAAGTTCTGGAGATGCTTCTTGCCAACCGTGCTGCCGACGTTGACATCGACGAGGAGATTGTCATTGAGACATTATGTGAGCTTGGATTTCCTGGCTTGCAAGTTCTCTTCGAGCACAAAGATGAGAGCGTACGGATCACACAGCCACTCTTGGATGCTGCAGCGAGCGTTTGCTCAGCAAGGCAGTTTGCTGTGTTAGCGGAGAAAGCAGAGGATGAGTTCAAGATTACACAGGACATGCTCATCAACACGACGTCCAACACGCGACATGGCGATAGAGTGCTGCCTGTGATGTTGAGATATCTCAAGGGTTCTCTGACCGTCGGACAAGATGCTATTGAATCATTCTTGAAGGCTGGACAGATTGGCTTCAAGGGCTTGCTTATACTCTTACTAAGAGACCGTGGCTGCAGTGTCAACCTCACAAGAGGCGCACTCCGTTCTTGGATCCGAGATGATCAAGTCTGCCGTGGGAGCTTAGCATTCCTTTTTGTTGCACTTCATTCTGGATGGTGCAAGTTGTCAGATGATATGACGGGCTCGAGGTTGGAGAGATTGGAGGAACTGATCAAGCATTATGCCGAGTTGGATGATGTGCGGCAAGTGTTTGCTGAAGCGATGGAGCGctccaagaaggagatgcGCGGATCTTGA